The following nucleotide sequence is from Podospora bellae-mahoneyi strain CBS 112042 chromosome 1 map unlocalized CBS112042p_1, whole genome shotgun sequence.
TGTCGTTGCAGCTCTTCGCTGTCATGTTCTTCTGTGCCGCCGTTGTTCTCGAGCCCATCAATCGCCACTTTGATCCCGGACACAAACGCAACgacaccaacctctccgaACTTTCCCTGCTCCGCGAGTATGCGCCGTATAGCGACTATCAAAAAGTCAACCTCTTCGGAAACGCTGGCGAAAACTCTGGCGACGACCATGGGGGCGATGACGAGagcttcaacaagaacatgAGCTACTTGTGGTCTTACCTTGTGTTTACCTATGTATTTACTGGACTTACCCTGTTTATGCTGAACCGGTACACTCTGAAGGTCATTGGCATACGCCAGAACTACCTGGGCACACAATCTACAATCACCGACCGAACGTTCCGATTGTCTGGTATTCCTGAGAACCTGCGCACCGAGAATGCGATCAAAACTTTGGTAGAAAAGCTGGAAATTGGAAAGGTGGAAAGCGTCACTTTGTGCCGCAACTGGAAGGAGATCGACGAACTGTTGGAGCAAAGAACCGCAATACTCGCCAAATTGGAAGAGACGTGGAGTGTTTACATCAGCCAAAAGCCAAAATTACCAGTTGGAACGCAGGCGAATGGCGATGGGACAGCTTCGGGGGCACCAGAAGTACGGTCTGATGAAGAAGCCGGCGAAAGTGAACGACTGCTGCGAGGAGGGCATGATATGCAGATTGACCGGCCCCGTCCTCAGGCAAGGCTCTGGTACGGCTTTCTTCGTATGCAAAGTCGCAAGATTGACGGCCTCGACTATTATACCGAACGCCTCCGGTTGCTCGATGAAAAGATTATCGCTGCTCGGAAGAAGACCTATGAACCGGCCAACATCGCATTCGTGACCATGGACTCTATTGCAGCCTGTCAGATGGCGATCCAGGCCCTCATCGACCCTGGGCCGGGCCAGTTGCTAACCAAGCCTGCCCCAGCCCCATCCGATGTGGTATGGAGGAATACATACAAGCCttggtggaggcggcgcTTCCAGTCGTGGACTGTCACCATCTTTATCTCGATTCTTTCCATCATCTGGGTCGGTCCCGTCGCTGCCCTAGCATCTACCACCATCTGCACCATCAAGGCCATTATGCCCGCTCTAGCCGAGACCCTCAAGGACCACGAAATCATCCGCTCGCTTATTCAGACTGGCATCCCGACTCTCGTGGTATCTTTGCTCAACGTTGCCGTGCCCTACCTCTACGACTTCTTGTCCGAACACCAAGGCATGATCTCGCGGGGCGATGTGGCCCTCTCCGTGATCAGCAAGAACTTCTTCTTTACCTTCTTCAACATtttcctcatcttcaccgtCTTCGGTGCCGCTGTGGCAGGT
It contains:
- a CDS encoding uncharacterized protein (COG:S; EggNog:ENOG503NY6R); its protein translation is MNGFEDDKKPKCDGDEYVKPGPKDLQVQLVISLSLGVSAFLAFCILRRRWKSLYAARKRHAEIELPHLPDTLFGWMPALYRITEHQVLACAGLDAYVFLTFFKMSLQLFAVMFFCAAVVLEPINRHFDPGHKRNDTNLSELSLLREYAPYSDYQKVNLFGNAGENSGDDHGGDDESFNKNMSYLWSYLVFTYVFTGLTLFMLNRYTLKVIGIRQNYLGTQSTITDRTFRLSGIPENLRTENAIKTLVEKLEIGKVESVTLCRNWKEIDELLEQRTAILAKLEETWSVYISQKPKLPVGTQANGDGTASGAPEVRSDEEAGESERLLRGGHDMQIDRPRPQARLWYGFLRMQSRKIDGLDYYTERLRLLDEKIIAARKKTYEPANIAFVTMDSIAACQMAIQALIDPGPGQLLTKPAPAPSDVVWRNTYKPWWRRRFQSWTVTIFISILSIIWVGPVAALASTTICTIKAIMPALAETLKDHEIIRSLIQTGIPTLVVSLLNVAVPYLYDFLSEHQGMISRGDVALSVISKNFFFTFFNIFLIFTVFGAAVAGIQETFRKSLTDSTYIAYTIATKIEELTSFYSCFIMLQGLGLFPFRLLQFGSISLYPINRMGAKTPRDFSQIMQPSMFYYGFYLPTALLVFILCLVYSVLPDGYQVLGLGVVYFVFGYFTYKYQLLYAMDQPQHATGGAWRMICYRVILGLVVFQVTMSGYLALKSAFTVAVLVTPLVIGTVWYSWNFKWQFEPLTKFISLVSIKRGEDEVNEVAILDDEREGGYEEDVDQRSLRRRGSTTVDEAREKGLRFVNPSLVVPLEQPWIYQDPPPPFTEESDSLEFAIGGSEGEYSYGAGPSIRSRRDETRVEGITTRPPGPGSGAASSNSSSSISLGDTHIWRQ